A single genomic interval of Arachis duranensis cultivar V14167 chromosome 7, aradu.V14167.gnm2.J7QH, whole genome shotgun sequence harbors:
- the LOC107496212 gene encoding uncharacterized protein LOC107496212 — protein sequence MLQSPGHSPLHLSSPSPSPSLQNPNPNTSTSSSSAAIAPRLPPKNPTVLDEDTYVEALEKIIERDYFPDISKLRDRLDWLEAIKTGDPVQIRDAQLKIIERRRGGSDVPKVTGSEFRSTVTPGSTFMRNFTPFDEFDGKTPKTQRFDVGDEENNKSDGGGGGGVDTSLGLDQFLWRYTSEDNHSFSKILEKVNRKRKERVGYLTEGENKDDVKGIEDAKRERITDGYGTSYQPPSTLEGWNYTAKNLLMYHPADKGEVPLTEEERAVRIKGMTKEISRANTRFHGKTLDSRPRDDGTVEVLYTPVAGATPAPMSLREGDKLKKYDLEDLRKTPNPFYMESAKKAENGYSFVKTPSPAPGVDESPFITWGEIEGTPLRLDPEETPIDIGGSADGPHYKIPSAPARDAKAHSLSREAARKIRERSKMFQKPPLASPVRGGSASPSMRTLSPAAQKFVRNAIAKSSTSVDESLRASYRGSSPALATPRSVSRSVSRFGRDGSTVSRSPSVREGSNPPW from the coding sequence ATGCTTCAATCACCAGGCCACTCGCCCCTCCACCTCTCTTCCCCATCCCCTTCTCCCTCTCTgcaaaaccctaaccctaacacTTCAACTTCGTCATCTTCTGCAGCAATCGCACCCAGACTCCCTCCCAAGAACCCCACAGTACTCGATGAAGATACGTACGTTGAAGCCCTCGAGAAGATCATCGAACGCGACTACTTTCCCGACATCTCCAAGCTCCGAGATCGCCTCGATTGGCTCGAAGCCATCAAGACCGGTGATCCAGTCCAAATCCGTGACGCCCAGCTCAAGATCATTGAGCGCCGCCGTGGTGGCTCCGACGTTCCTAAGGTAACCGGTTCTGAATTTAGATCCACTGTCACCCCTGGCTCCACTTTCATGAGAAATTTCACACCTTTTGATGAATTCGATGGTAAAACACCCAAGACGCAACGTTTTGATGTTGGTGATGAAGAGAATAATAAGAgcgatggtggtggtggtggtggggtTGATACTTCTTTGGGGCTTGATCAGTTTTTGTGGAGGTATACGAGTGAGGATAATCACAGCTTCTCGAAGATTCTGGAGAAGGTGAATAGGAAGAGGAAAGAGAGGGTTGGGTATTTGACGGAAGGTGAGAACAAAGATGATGTGAAAGGTATCGAGGAtgctaagagagagaggataaCTGACGGGTATGGAACATCTTATCAGCCTCCTAGTACATTGGAGGGATGGAACTATACGGCGAAGAATCTGTTGATGTATCATCCTGCTGATAAGGGTGAGGTTCCATTGACTGAAGAGGAAAGAGCTGTTAGAATTAAGGGCATGACGAAGGAGATAAGTCGTGCAAATACTAGGTTCCATGGTAAAACATTGGATTCTAGGCCCAGAGATGATGGAACTGTTGAGGTGTTGTATACGCCTGTTGCCGGTGCTACTCCTGCCCCAATGTCTCTTAGGGAAGGGGACAAGTTAAAGAAGTATGATCTGGAAGATTTGAGGAAGACTCCAAACCCGTTCTATATGGAATCTGCAAAGAAGGCTGAGAATGGCTATAGCTTTGTTAAGACTCCTTCTCCTGCGCCGGGTGTTGATGAATCCCCGTTTATCACTTGGGGAGAGATAGAAGGGACACCGTTGAGGTTGGACCCAGAGGAAACTCCAATTGATATTGGTGGTAGTGCAGATGGACCACATTATAAGATTCCTTCAGCGCCTGCTAGAGATGCAAAAGCGCATTCCCTTTCCAGGGAGGCTGCAAGGAAGATTAGGGAGAGGTCGAAGATGTTTCAAAAACCGCCATTGGCTTCACCTGTTAGAGGTGGAAGTGCTAGTCCAAGCATGCGGACGCTTTCTCCCGCCGCTCAGAAGTTTGTAAGGAATGCAATTGCAAAGTCCTCTACCTCGGTTGATGAATCGCTTCGCGCAAGTTACCGTGGTTCTAGTCCTGCCTTGGCTACTCCTAGAAGCGTTAGTAGAAGTGTCTCAAGGTTTGGTAGGGATGGGAGTACTGTTTCTAGGTCTCCATCCGTTAGAGAGGGTTCTAATCCTCCTTGGTAA
- the LOC107496209 gene encoding WRKY transcription factor 1 isoform X1: MEAVTVVPMVSSEETADHNVPYAIPLQRASPHSDITESQGIHGAETPSSKQKEETSIPSAVAQNKVKDSDVTASALQSDRQRSTHIAASVEKLVQSPDTPFREKRHPSQSGHDSPSIIRERVSKDGYNWRKYGQKNVKGNEFIRSYYKCTHPNCQAKKQLEQSNDGQITDSICIGQHNHPRPQSSITKPVGPVLPVLEEGPDKPRVANVEVEDKSLNEHASVPQQMKFSHSLQITNVPAADLMKAAHSQLTTANDEVHNNDYPDSKRQKTDDSNIEVSVADKSTCASRVVVQTSSEVDFVNDGYRWRKYGQKLVKGNANPRSYYRCSSPGCPVKKHVERASHDSKVVITTYEGQHDHEIPPGRTVTHNAATNAQTTTINGKPGTNSVSNPVSTDTRGSRSNEKVNGNSITKSEAGKSPESKLNGQQQQKNENAVAKQDSVGANITCQSNSEDPCRSKSNEQPKDDVETKSEGKNGSPNLVVHDTPGQEGQLKKQSASDAEAVQS, translated from the exons ATGGAAGCAGTGACAGTTGTTCCCATGGTTTCCTCAGAAGAAACTGCAGATCACAATGTTCCTTATGCTATACCACTGCAGAGAGCAAGTCCTCATAGTGATATTACAGAATCACAAGGGATTCATGGAGCTGAAACCCCTTCGTCCAAGCAAAAGGAAGAAACAAGTATTCCTTCTGCTGTGGCTCAAAACAAAGTGAAGGATTCTGATGTTACTGCTTCTGCATTGCAATCAGATCGGCAACGAAGCACACACATTGCAGCATCAGTTGAAAAACTTGTGCAGAGCCCTGATACACCTTTCCGTGAAAAACGTCATCCATCACAATCTGGTCATGACAGTCCCTCAATAATACGTGAAAGGGTATCAAAAGATGGGTATAACTGGCGAAAATATGGCCAGAAAAATGTTAAAGGGAATGAATTTATAAGGAGCTATTACAAGTGTACGCATCCGAACTGCCAGGCAAAGAAACAGTTAGAGCAGTCAAACGATGGCCAGATTACAGATTCCATTTGCATTGGTCAGCATAATCATCCTAGGCCTCAATCCAGCATCACAAAGCCTGTTGGTCCTGTTCTTCCTGTTCTTGAAGAAGGACCAGACAAGCCCCGTGTCGCCAATGTAGAAG TTGAAGACAAATCATTGAATGAGCATGCAAGTGTACCTCAACAGATGAAGTTTTCACACTCCCTTCAGATTACAAATGTTCCTGCAGCTGATCTGATGAAAGCTGCACATTCACAACTGACCACAGCAAATGACGAGGTTCACAACAATGACTATCCTGACTCAAAACGGCA GAAGACAGACGATAGTAATATTGAAGTCAGTGTAGCTGACAAGTCAACTTGTGCGTCTCGTGTTGTCGTTCAAACTTCAAGTGAGGTTGATTTTGTAAATGATGGGTACCGTTGGCGCAAATATGGTCAGAAACTAGTTAAAGGAAATGCAAATCCCAG AAGTTATTATCGATGCTCTAGTCCCGGATGCCCTGTCAAAAAGCATGTGGAAAGGGCCTCTCATGATTCAAAAGTTGTAATAACTACCTATGAGGGACAACATGATCATGAAATCCCGCCTGGAAGGACTGTCACTCATAATGCAGCTACAAATGCTCAAACAACAACCATTAATGGCAAGCCAGGAACCAATTCTGTATCAAATCCTGTTTCTACAGATACAAGAGGAAGCAGATCAAAtgagaaagtaaatggcaactCAATTACTAAATCAGAGGCTGGTAAGAGTCctgaaagtaaattaaatgggcaacaacaacaaaaaaatgaaaatgcagtTGCCAAACAGGATTCTGTTGGTGCTAACATCACATGCCAATCAAATTCTGAAGATCCATGTCGATCAAAATCAAACGAACAGCCGAAAGATGATGTAGAAACTAAATCAGAAGGAAAGAACGGATCCCCTAATCTGGTTGTTCATGATACTCCTGGTCAAGAAGGTCAACTCAAGAAGCAATCAGCATCTGATGCAGAAGCTGTCCAGAGCTAA
- the LOC107496209 gene encoding WRKY transcription factor 1 isoform X2 yields MVSSEETADHNVPYAIPLQRASPHSDITESQGIHGAETPSSKQKEETSIPSAVAQNKVKDSDVTASALQSDRQRSTHIAASVEKLVQSPDTPFREKRHPSQSGHDSPSIIRERVSKDGYNWRKYGQKNVKGNEFIRSYYKCTHPNCQAKKQLEQSNDGQITDSICIGQHNHPRPQSSITKPVGPVLPVLEEGPDKPRVANVEVEDKSLNEHASVPQQMKFSHSLQITNVPAADLMKAAHSQLTTANDEVHNNDYPDSKRQKTDDSNIEVSVADKSTCASRVVVQTSSEVDFVNDGYRWRKYGQKLVKGNANPRSYYRCSSPGCPVKKHVERASHDSKVVITTYEGQHDHEIPPGRTVTHNAATNAQTTTINGKPGTNSVSNPVSTDTRGSRSNEKVNGNSITKSEAGKSPESKLNGQQQQKNENAVAKQDSVGANITCQSNSEDPCRSKSNEQPKDDVETKSEGKNGSPNLVVHDTPGQEGQLKKQSASDAEAVQS; encoded by the exons ATGGTTTCCTCAGAAGAAACTGCAGATCACAATGTTCCTTATGCTATACCACTGCAGAGAGCAAGTCCTCATAGTGATATTACAGAATCACAAGGGATTCATGGAGCTGAAACCCCTTCGTCCAAGCAAAAGGAAGAAACAAGTATTCCTTCTGCTGTGGCTCAAAACAAAGTGAAGGATTCTGATGTTACTGCTTCTGCATTGCAATCAGATCGGCAACGAAGCACACACATTGCAGCATCAGTTGAAAAACTTGTGCAGAGCCCTGATACACCTTTCCGTGAAAAACGTCATCCATCACAATCTGGTCATGACAGTCCCTCAATAATACGTGAAAGGGTATCAAAAGATGGGTATAACTGGCGAAAATATGGCCAGAAAAATGTTAAAGGGAATGAATTTATAAGGAGCTATTACAAGTGTACGCATCCGAACTGCCAGGCAAAGAAACAGTTAGAGCAGTCAAACGATGGCCAGATTACAGATTCCATTTGCATTGGTCAGCATAATCATCCTAGGCCTCAATCCAGCATCACAAAGCCTGTTGGTCCTGTTCTTCCTGTTCTTGAAGAAGGACCAGACAAGCCCCGTGTCGCCAATGTAGAAG TTGAAGACAAATCATTGAATGAGCATGCAAGTGTACCTCAACAGATGAAGTTTTCACACTCCCTTCAGATTACAAATGTTCCTGCAGCTGATCTGATGAAAGCTGCACATTCACAACTGACCACAGCAAATGACGAGGTTCACAACAATGACTATCCTGACTCAAAACGGCA GAAGACAGACGATAGTAATATTGAAGTCAGTGTAGCTGACAAGTCAACTTGTGCGTCTCGTGTTGTCGTTCAAACTTCAAGTGAGGTTGATTTTGTAAATGATGGGTACCGTTGGCGCAAATATGGTCAGAAACTAGTTAAAGGAAATGCAAATCCCAG AAGTTATTATCGATGCTCTAGTCCCGGATGCCCTGTCAAAAAGCATGTGGAAAGGGCCTCTCATGATTCAAAAGTTGTAATAACTACCTATGAGGGACAACATGATCATGAAATCCCGCCTGGAAGGACTGTCACTCATAATGCAGCTACAAATGCTCAAACAACAACCATTAATGGCAAGCCAGGAACCAATTCTGTATCAAATCCTGTTTCTACAGATACAAGAGGAAGCAGATCAAAtgagaaagtaaatggcaactCAATTACTAAATCAGAGGCTGGTAAGAGTCctgaaagtaaattaaatgggcaacaacaacaaaaaaatgaaaatgcagtTGCCAAACAGGATTCTGTTGGTGCTAACATCACATGCCAATCAAATTCTGAAGATCCATGTCGATCAAAATCAAACGAACAGCCGAAAGATGATGTAGAAACTAAATCAGAAGGAAAGAACGGATCCCCTAATCTGGTTGTTCATGATACTCCTGGTCAAGAAGGTCAACTCAAGAAGCAATCAGCATCTGATGCAGAAGCTGTCCAGAGCTAA
- the LOC107496198 gene encoding scarecrow-like transcription factor PAT1 — translation MQASEHHRSSSMYYQPMQQVEAYCMPQYQALNHHQYYNDGGHGIGSRFSNQSSSEIYCTLESSSATGSFNVYNSPSTVSFSPNGSPVSLQDSQSQSYPPDNNYGSPMSGSCITDDLSTFKHKLRELESVMFGPDCDNLDSYDSSFKDATDFMSSEMDSWRQTMVAISCKNLKHVLVVCAKAIAENDLLMAQWLMDELRQMVSVSGEPIQRLGAYMLEGLVARLSSSGSSIYRALRCKEPESAELLSYMHILYEVCPYFKFGYMSANGAIAEAMKDEDRVHIIDFQISQGSQWITLIQAFAARPGGPPHIRITGIDDSTSAYARGGGLHIVGKRLSKLAEHFKVPFEFHAAAISGCDVQLHNLGVRPGEALAVNFAFMLHHMPDESVSTLNHRDRLLRLVKSLSPKVVTLVEQESNTNTAAFFPRFLETMDYYTAMFESIDVTLPREHKERINVEQHCLARDLVNIIACEGVERVERHEVLGKWRSRFAMAGFSPYPLSSLVNGTIKKLLDNYSDRYRLEERDGALYLGWMNRDLVASCAWK, via the coding sequence ATGCAGGCATCAGAGCATCATAGAAGTTCAAGTATGTACTATCAACCAATGCAGCAGGTTGAGGCATACTGCATGCCACAATATCAAGCTCTGAATCATCATCAGTATTACAATGATGGAGGCCATGGTATTGGAAGCAGATTCTCTAATCAAAGTTCTTCTGAAATTTACTGCACATTGGAGTCATCATCCGCAACCGGCAGTTTTAATGTTTACAATTCTCCTTCAACTGTTAGTTTCTCACCAAATGGTAGCCCAGTTTCTCTTCAAGATTCTCAATCTCAGTCATATCCACCTGACAATAACTATGGATCTCCTATGAGTGGTTCGTGCATAACTGACGATTTAAGTACCTTCAAGCACAAGCTGAGAGAGCTGGAGAGTGTGATGTTTGGTCCTGATTGTGATAATCTTGATAGTTATGACAGTTCATTCAAGGATGCAACTGATTTCATGTCATCCGAGATGGACAGTTGGAGACAAACAATGGTGGCAATTTCTTGCAAGAACTTAAAGCATGTACTCGTCGTGTGTGCCAAAGCGATTGCAGAGAATGATCTGCTAATGGCACAATGGTTGATGGATGAACTGAGGCAGATGGTGTCTGTATCTGGCGAACCGATTCAAAGGTTGGGAGCATACATGTTGGAAGGCCTAGTTGCACGGTTGTCTTCTTCCGGGAGTTCAATCTACAGAGCCTTGAGATGCAAGGAACCGGAAAGTGCTGAGCTCCTCTCCTATATGCACATACTCTATGAGGTTTGCCCCTACTTCAAATTCGGATACATGTCTGCGAATGGAGCAATCGCAGAAGCTATGAAGGATGAAGACAGAGTTCAcataattgattttcaaatttctcaAGGGAGCCAGTGGATCACTTTGATTCAAGCTTTTGCAGCTAGGCCTGGAGGACCACCACACATCCGAATTACAGGTATTGATGATTCAACATCGGCTTATGCGCGCGGTGGTGGGCTGCACATTGTGGGAAAGAGGTTGTCCAAGCTTGCAGAGCATTTTAAAGTGCCATTTGAATTTCATGCTGCAGCTATATCTGGTTGTGATGTTCAGCTGCATAATCTTGGTGTTCGACCGGGCGAGGCATTAGCAGTGAATTTTGCATTCATGCTACATCACATGCCAGATGAAAGTGTCAGCACCCTGAATCATAGGGATAGGCTCTTGAGGCTGGTCAAGAGCCTATCCCCGAAAGTGGTGACATTGGTGGAGCAAGAATCCAACACCAACACAGCTGCATTCTTTCCACGTTTCCTCGAAACTATGGACTACTACACAGCCATGTTCGAGTCGATAGACGTGACTCTTCCGAGGGAACATAAAGAGAGGATCAATGTGGAGCAGCATTGCTTGGCAAGGGATTTGGTTAACATCATAGCATGTGAAGGGGTTGAGAGAGTGGAAAGACATGAAGTGCTTGGGAAATGGAGGTCAAGGTTTGCAATGGCTGGTTTTAGTCCTTACCCTTTGAGTTCATTGGTGAATGGTACCATCAAGAAACTGCTTGATAACTACAGTGATAGATATAGGCTTGAAGAGAGAGATGGAGCATTGTATCTTGGTTGGATGAATAGAGATTTGGTTGCCTCTTGTGCATGGAAATGA